From Rhodamnia argentea isolate NSW1041297 chromosome 10, ASM2092103v1, whole genome shotgun sequence, a single genomic window includes:
- the LOC115745751 gene encoding uncharacterized protein LOC115745751, producing MLTFSSSSPPLLLNQIAAQSSTLLAQSSSPLACSSRASVYFLPSSLLSEVCTAWATTAARGCLSGRRFGRSNWSVARQRIDGMLTVREAVYYTVQLQLPDSTPVLEKRESVETAMREIGLQDATENKADQRTKRWLKEKS from the exons ATGCTTACGTTTTCTTCTTCGTCTCCCCCGCTGCTCCTCAACCAAATTGCAGCCCAGTCCTCGACGCTCCTCGCTCAATCCTCATCGCCCCTCGCCTGCTCCTCACGAGCATCAGTCTATTTTTTGCCTTCGTCTCTTCTTTCCGAGGTCTGCACTGCTTGGGCAACCACAGCGGCAAGGGGTTGTCTCTCTGGGAGGCGCTTCGGCCGGTCAAATTGGTCGGTGGCTAG ACAGCGTATTGATGGCATGCTAACTGTGAGAGAAGCTGTTTACTACACAGTTCAGCTACAATTGCCGGATTCCACGCCAGTATTGGAGAAGAGGGAAAGTGTAGAAACGGCAATGAGGGAAATAGGACTGCAAGATGCCACGGAGAATAAGGCTGACCAAAGGACTAAGAGGTGGTTAAAAGAGAAGAGTTAG